A single window of Streptomyces griseoviridis DNA harbors:
- a CDS encoding ABC transporter ATP-binding protein: MTTTTDGGGDVRLSGISKTYGSFTAVHPLDLTVPQGSFFALLGASGCGKTTTLRMIAGLEEPSAGSVHLGDQEVTHLPPYKRPVNTVFQSYALFPHLDIFENVAFGLRRRGIKSVKKQVEEMLELVQLGEQARKKPHQLSGGQQQRVAVARALINHPKVLLLDEPLGALDLKLRRQMQLELKRIQTEVGITFVHVTHDQEEAMTMADTVAVMNAGRVEQLGAPSDLYENPTTTFVANFLGTSNLIEAEVDTRSGDDIVLKAGGGKLVLPGARCSARAAAGGKVLVGVRPEKISLAHADEAGAVPEGRNRITGRITDSSFIGVSTQYVIDSPACPKVEVYAQNIDRDTRLVPGAEVVLHWNPAHTFGFGADRSATTGTDAGADEVAA, from the coding sequence ATGACGACAACCACCGACGGCGGCGGCGACGTGCGCCTCTCCGGCATCAGCAAGACCTACGGCTCCTTCACCGCCGTGCACCCGCTGGACCTGACCGTCCCGCAGGGCTCGTTCTTCGCCCTGCTCGGCGCGTCCGGCTGCGGCAAGACCACCACCCTGCGGATGATCGCGGGCCTTGAGGAGCCCTCGGCGGGCTCCGTCCACCTCGGTGACCAGGAGGTCACCCACCTGCCGCCGTACAAGCGGCCGGTGAACACCGTCTTCCAGTCCTACGCCCTCTTCCCGCACCTCGACATCTTCGAGAACGTCGCCTTCGGGCTGCGCAGGCGCGGCATCAAGTCGGTGAAGAAGCAGGTCGAGGAGATGCTTGAGCTGGTGCAGCTCGGCGAGCAGGCGCGCAAGAAGCCGCACCAGCTCTCCGGCGGCCAGCAGCAGCGCGTGGCCGTCGCCCGCGCCCTCATCAACCACCCCAAGGTGCTCCTGCTCGACGAGCCGCTCGGTGCCCTCGACCTCAAGCTGCGCCGTCAGATGCAGCTGGAGCTGAAGCGCATCCAGACCGAGGTCGGCATCACCTTCGTGCACGTCACGCACGACCAGGAGGAGGCCATGACGATGGCCGACACGGTCGCCGTGATGAACGCGGGCCGGGTCGAGCAGCTCGGCGCCCCGAGCGACCTGTACGAGAACCCGACCACCACGTTCGTCGCCAACTTCCTCGGCACCTCCAACCTGATCGAGGCCGAGGTCGACACCAGGAGCGGCGACGACATCGTCCTGAAGGCGGGCGGCGGCAAGCTGGTGCTGCCCGGGGCGCGATGTTCGGCGCGGGCGGCGGCCGGCGGCAAGGTGCTGGTCGGGGTGCGGCCGGAGAAGATATCCCTCGCGCACGCCGACGAGGCGGGCGCCGTACCCGAGGGCCGCAACCGGATCACCGGCCGGATCACCGACTCCAGTTTCATCGGCGTCTCCACCCAGTACGTGATCGACAGCCCGGCCTGCCCGAAGGTCGAGGTCTACGCGCAGAACATCGACCGGGACACCCGGCTGGTGCCCGGCGCCGAGGTCGTCCTGCACTGGAACCCCGCGCACACCTTCGGCTTCGGAGCGGACCGGTCCGCCACCACCGGCACCGACGCGGGCGCGGACGAGGTGGCCGCCTGA
- a CDS encoding ABC transporter permease, with product MAAATEAPPLVPGSDRPKPPRKRGRWTPYLLLLPGLLWLVVFFALPMIYQASTSVQTGSLENGYKVTWHFVTYWDALSEYWPQFLRSVLYAAAATILCLLLGYPLAYLIAFRAGRWRNLIMILVIAPFFTSFLIRTLAWKTILADSGPVVGVLNTLHVLDVTSWLGWTAGDRVLATPLAVVCGLTYNFLPFMILPLYTSLERIDGRLHEAAGDLYAKPFTTFRKVTFPLSMPGVVSGTLLTFIPATGDYVNAELLGSTDTRMIGNVIQTQFLRILDYPTAAALSFILMAAILLMVTFYIRKSGTEDLV from the coding sequence ATGGCCGCCGCCACCGAGGCGCCACCCCTGGTGCCGGGCTCCGACAGGCCGAAGCCGCCGCGCAAACGGGGCCGCTGGACGCCGTACCTCCTGCTGCTGCCGGGACTGCTGTGGCTGGTGGTCTTCTTCGCGCTGCCGATGATCTACCAGGCGTCCACCTCGGTGCAGACCGGCTCCCTGGAGAACGGCTACAAGGTCACCTGGCACTTCGTCACCTACTGGGACGCGCTGTCCGAGTACTGGCCGCAGTTCCTGCGCTCGGTCCTGTACGCGGCGGCCGCGACGATCCTGTGCCTGCTGCTCGGCTACCCGCTGGCGTATCTGATCGCCTTCCGCGCGGGCCGCTGGCGCAACCTGATCATGATCCTGGTGATCGCGCCGTTCTTCACCAGCTTCCTGATCCGCACCCTCGCCTGGAAGACGATCCTCGCGGACAGCGGGCCCGTGGTCGGCGTCCTCAACACGCTGCACGTCCTGGACGTCACCAGCTGGCTCGGCTGGACGGCGGGCGACCGGGTCCTCGCCACCCCGCTCGCGGTGGTCTGCGGCCTCACCTACAACTTCCTGCCGTTCATGATCCTGCCGCTCTACACCTCCCTCGAACGGATCGACGGGCGGCTGCACGAGGCGGCAGGCGACCTCTACGCGAAGCCGTTCACCACCTTCCGCAAGGTCACCTTCCCGCTGTCGATGCCGGGCGTGGTCTCCGGCACGCTGCTGACCTTCATCCCCGCGACGGGCGACTACGTCAACGCCGAACTGCTCGGCTCCACCGACACCCGCATGATCGGAAACGTCATCCAGACGCAGTTCCTGCGGATCTTGGACTATCCGACGGCCGCGGCCCTCTCCTTCATCCTCATGGCCGCGATTCTCCTCATGGTCACCTTCTACATCCGCAAGTCCGGGACGGAGGATCTGGTCTAA
- a CDS encoding ABC transporter permease: protein MPFVNWLKRHLVVIAGLVTLGYLLLPNIVVTVFSFNKPKGRFNYAWQQFSLDAWKDPCGVADMCGSLSLSLQIAFWATVGATALGTMIAFALVRYRFRARGAVNSMIFLPMAMPEVVMAASLLTLFLNMGAQLGFWTILIAHIMFCLSFVVVAVKARVMSMDPRLEQAAQDLYAGPAQTFLRVTLPIAAPGIAAGALLSFALSFDDFIITNFNAGSTVTFPMFVWGSAQRGTPVQINVIGTAMFLIAVLFVLASMIVTRRRTRQKA from the coding sequence ATGCCCTTCGTCAACTGGCTCAAGCGGCATCTCGTCGTCATCGCGGGACTGGTGACACTCGGATATCTGCTGCTGCCCAACATCGTCGTCACGGTCTTCTCCTTCAACAAACCGAAGGGCCGTTTCAACTACGCCTGGCAGCAGTTCTCCCTGGACGCCTGGAAAGACCCGTGCGGGGTCGCCGACATGTGCGGATCGCTCTCGCTCAGCCTCCAGATCGCCTTCTGGGCGACGGTCGGCGCCACCGCCCTCGGCACGATGATCGCCTTCGCGCTGGTGCGCTACCGCTTCCGGGCCCGCGGCGCCGTCAACTCGATGATCTTCCTGCCGATGGCGATGCCCGAGGTCGTGATGGCCGCCTCGCTGCTCACCCTGTTCCTCAACATGGGCGCCCAGCTGGGCTTCTGGACGATCCTGATCGCCCACATCATGTTCTGCCTCAGCTTCGTCGTGGTCGCCGTGAAGGCCCGGGTGATGTCGATGGACCCGCGCCTCGAACAGGCCGCCCAGGACCTCTACGCCGGACCCGCGCAGACCTTCCTGCGGGTCACACTGCCCATCGCCGCACCCGGCATCGCCGCGGGCGCGCTGCTCTCCTTCGCGCTCTCTTTCGACGATTTCATCATCACCAATTTCAACGCGGGTTCGACCGTCACCTTCCCCATGTTCGTCTGGGGCTCGGCGCAGCGCGGAACGCCCGTTCAGATCAATGTCATCGGTACGGCCATGTTCCTCATCGCCGTACTGTTCGTGCTGGCGTCGATGATCGTCACTCGTCGCCGCACCAGGCAGAAGGCCTGA
- a CDS encoding NAD(P)/FAD-dependent oxidoreductase, which translates to MAPSAMTRWTESLSEAQPVPYWLDDPGRPRPEPALTAAESCDLLVVGGGYSGLWTALIAKERDPARDVVLLEGREVGWAASGRNGGFCAASLTHGLPNGLARWPGEIHRLQELGARNLDEIEAAVARHGIDCDFERTGEIDVATEPYQARELRAWYEESERAGLADGVEYLDADAVRDQVDSPTFQAGLWDRRGVAMLNPAKLVWGLKAACVRLGVRVYEHTPALALRGHGAGLAVRTPYGSVLARKVALGTNIFPNLIKRVRAYTVPVYDYALMTEPLTEGQLASIGWRNRQGLGDSANQFHYFRLSADNRILWGGYDAVYPYGGRVRAEYDDRPETYAKLAGHFFTCFPQLEGVRFSHAWGGAIDTCSRFSAFFGTAHRGGVAYAAGFTGLGVGATRFGADVMLDLLDGADTERTRLEMVRRKPLPFPPEPFAWTGIALTKWSLAHADSHDGRRNLWLRTMDRMGLGFDS; encoded by the coding sequence ATGGCCCCGAGCGCCATGACCCGTTGGACCGAATCCCTTTCCGAAGCGCAGCCCGTGCCGTACTGGCTCGACGACCCCGGCAGGCCCCGCCCCGAACCCGCGCTCACCGCCGCCGAATCCTGCGACCTGCTGGTCGTCGGCGGCGGGTACAGCGGCCTGTGGACGGCGCTGATCGCGAAGGAGCGCGACCCGGCCAGGGACGTCGTCCTGCTGGAGGGCCGCGAGGTGGGCTGGGCCGCCTCCGGCCGCAACGGCGGTTTCTGCGCCGCCTCCCTCACCCACGGCCTGCCCAACGGCCTCGCCCGCTGGCCGGGGGAGATCCACCGCCTCCAGGAGCTGGGCGCCCGCAACCTCGACGAGATCGAGGCGGCCGTCGCCCGCCACGGCATCGACTGCGACTTCGAGCGCACCGGTGAGATCGACGTGGCGACCGAGCCCTACCAGGCCCGCGAGCTGCGCGCGTGGTACGAGGAGAGCGAGCGGGCCGGCCTCGCCGACGGCGTCGAGTACCTGGACGCCGACGCGGTCCGCGACCAGGTCGACTCGCCGACCTTCCAGGCGGGCCTGTGGGACCGCAGGGGCGTCGCCATGCTCAACCCGGCCAAGCTGGTCTGGGGCCTGAAGGCGGCCTGCGTCCGGCTCGGCGTCCGCGTCTACGAGCACACCCCCGCCCTCGCCCTGCGCGGGCACGGCGCCGGTCTCGCCGTCCGCACCCCGTACGGCTCGGTCCTGGCCCGCAAGGTCGCGCTCGGCACCAACATCTTCCCGAACCTGATCAAGCGGGTGCGCGCCTACACCGTCCCGGTCTACGACTACGCCCTGATGACCGAGCCGCTCACCGAGGGCCAACTGGCCTCGATCGGCTGGCGGAACCGGCAGGGCCTCGGCGACTCGGCCAACCAGTTCCACTACTTCAGGCTCTCCGCCGACAACCGCATCCTGTGGGGCGGCTACGACGCGGTCTACCCGTACGGCGGCCGGGTGCGCGCCGAGTACGACGACCGCCCGGAGACCTACGCCAAGCTCGCCGGGCACTTCTTCACCTGCTTCCCGCAACTGGAGGGCGTCCGCTTCTCGCACGCGTGGGGCGGCGCGATCGACACCTGCTCGCGCTTCTCCGCCTTCTTCGGCACCGCCCACCGCGGCGGCGTCGCCTACGCGGCCGGGTTCACCGGGCTCGGGGTGGGCGCCACCCGGTTCGGCGCGGACGTGATGCTGGACCTGCTGGACGGCGCGGACACCGAGCGCACCCGGCTGGAGATGGTCCGCAGGAAGCCGCTGCCGTTCCCGCCGGAGCCGTTCGCCTGGACCGGCATCGCCCTCACCAAGTGGTCGCTGGCCCACGCGGACAGCCACGACGGCCGCCGCAACCTGTGGCTGCGCACGATGGACCGGATGGGCCTCGGCTTCGACAGCTGA
- a CDS encoding chitinase, giving the protein MDRFRPVLAVLTAALLAVPGITALSSAARAADADLARNGGFETGLDGWTCPAGTTVNTPVHSGGSALRATPAGSDNAQCAQRVTVRPDSQYTLSGYVRGSYVYLGASGTGTTDVSTWTQSAPDWQRLTTTFRTGPATSSVTIYTHGWYGTGAYYADDLTLTGPGVDAGQPPAAPTGLRTGTVTSTSVALSWTAVPGATGYAVYRDGVKTQTAGGTSATVTGLTAATAYSFQVTATNDTGESARSATVTATTATGSGGGDGGSSGLPAHALVGYLHASFANGSGYTRLADVPDSWDVIDLAFGEPTSVTSGDIRFDRCPVTECPTVESDADFKAAIKAKQAAGKKVLISIGGANGQVQLTTTAARDTFVSSVSKIIDEYGLDGLDIDFEGHSLSLNTGDTDFRNPTTPVVVNLISALKTLKARYGARFVLTMAPETFFVQMGYQYYGTGKWGGQDPRCGAYLPVIHALRDDLTLLHVQDYNSGPIMGLDNQYHSMGGADFHTAMTDMLLTGFPVAGDPDNVFPPLRPDQVAIGMPASVNAGNGYVAPAEVTKSLDCLTKRTGCGTYTPHGTWPALRGLMTWSVNWDRFAGWEFQRMFDGYFG; this is encoded by the coding sequence GTGGATCGCTTCAGACCTGTCCTCGCCGTGCTGACGGCCGCTCTGCTGGCCGTGCCCGGCATCACCGCGCTCTCGTCGGCCGCCCGTGCGGCCGACGCGGACCTCGCGAGGAACGGAGGCTTCGAGACCGGTCTCGACGGCTGGACCTGCCCGGCGGGCACCACCGTCAACACCCCTGTGCACAGCGGCGGTTCCGCGCTGCGGGCGACCCCGGCCGGCAGCGACAACGCCCAGTGCGCGCAGCGGGTCACCGTGCGCCCCGACTCGCAGTACACGCTGAGCGGCTACGTCCGCGGCTCCTACGTCTACCTCGGCGCGAGCGGCACCGGCACCACGGACGTCTCCACCTGGACCCAGTCGGCCCCCGACTGGCAGCGGCTCACCACGACCTTCCGCACCGGCCCCGCCACCAGCAGCGTCACCATCTACACGCACGGCTGGTACGGCACCGGCGCCTACTACGCCGACGACCTCACCCTGACGGGCCCGGGAGTCGACGCGGGCCAGCCGCCCGCCGCCCCGACCGGCCTACGCACCGGCACGGTCACCTCCACCAGCGTCGCCCTCTCCTGGACGGCGGTCCCGGGCGCCACCGGCTACGCCGTCTACCGCGACGGCGTCAAGACCCAGACGGCAGGCGGCACTTCGGCCACCGTCACCGGCCTCACGGCCGCCACCGCCTACTCCTTCCAGGTCACCGCCACCAACGACACGGGCGAGTCCGCCCGGTCGGCCACCGTCACGGCCACCACGGCCACCGGCTCAGGCGGCGGCGACGGCGGATCGTCCGGCCTCCCCGCGCACGCCCTGGTCGGCTATCTGCACGCCAGTTTCGCCAACGGCTCCGGCTACACCCGCCTGGCCGACGTCCCCGACAGCTGGGACGTCATCGACCTGGCCTTCGGCGAACCCACCTCGGTCACCTCGGGCGACATCCGCTTCGACCGCTGCCCGGTCACCGAGTGCCCGACCGTGGAGAGCGACGCCGACTTCAAGGCCGCGATCAAGGCCAAACAGGCGGCGGGCAAGAAGGTGCTGATCTCCATCGGCGGCGCCAACGGCCAGGTCCAGCTGACCACCACCGCGGCCCGCGACACCTTCGTCTCCTCCGTCTCGAAGATCATCGACGAGTACGGCCTCGACGGCCTCGACATCGACTTCGAGGGCCACTCGCTCTCCCTGAACACCGGCGACACCGACTTCAGGAACCCGACCACCCCCGTCGTCGTCAACCTGATCTCCGCCCTGAAGACCCTGAAGGCCAGGTACGGCGCCCGGTTCGTGCTGACCATGGCCCCGGAGACCTTCTTCGTCCAGATGGGCTACCAGTACTACGGCACCGGCAAGTGGGGCGGCCAGGACCCGCGATGCGGCGCCTATCTGCCCGTCATCCACGCCCTGCGCGACGACCTCACCCTGCTGCACGTCCAGGACTACAACTCGGGCCCGATCATGGGCCTCGACAACCAGTACCACTCGATGGGCGGCGCCGACTTCCACACCGCCATGACCGACATGCTCCTCACCGGCTTCCCGGTGGCGGGCGACCCGGACAACGTCTTCCCGCCGCTCCGTCCCGACCAGGTCGCCATCGGCATGCCCGCGTCGGTCAACGCGGGCAACGGGTACGTGGCCCCCGCCGAGGTCACCAAGTCGCTCGACTGCCTGACGAAGCGCACCGGCTGCGGCACCTACACCCCGCACGGCACCTGGCCGGCGCTGCGCGGCCTGATGACGTGGTCGGTCAACTGGGACCGGTTCGCGGGCTGGGAGTTCCAGCGGATGTTCGACGGCTACTTCGGCTGA
- a CDS encoding phosphatase PAP2 family protein → MADGPLLRLDERVDAALLHPDRPSELLSDLGNVQIAIPVLVTVLGLVALRGRSSGTDHWWLPPLAGAVPMALVPALVVPLKVWTDRQGTPAVPPATGYFPSGHTATAAVAYGAATLLLLPHLRTPAARRALCCGCAALVLAVSYGLVRRGYHWPLDVVASWCLATMLLTLTALALGRIDRTGRGRGAGRRDAATGQPK, encoded by the coding sequence GTGGCCGACGGCCCCCTGCTCCGCCTCGACGAGCGGGTCGACGCCGCGCTCCTGCACCCCGACCGGCCCTCCGAACTCCTCTCCGACCTGGGCAATGTCCAGATCGCGATCCCGGTGCTCGTGACCGTCCTCGGCCTGGTCGCCCTGCGCGGCCGGTCCTCCGGTACAGACCACTGGTGGCTGCCGCCCCTCGCGGGCGCCGTGCCGATGGCGCTGGTCCCGGCACTGGTCGTACCGCTCAAGGTGTGGACCGACCGCCAGGGCACCCCCGCGGTACCGCCCGCGACCGGCTACTTCCCGTCAGGACACACGGCGACGGCGGCCGTCGCCTACGGCGCCGCCACCCTGCTGCTCCTTCCCCACCTGCGGACGCCCGCCGCCCGGCGGGCCCTGTGCTGCGGGTGCGCGGCCCTGGTCCTCGCGGTCTCCTACGGCCTGGTCCGCCGGGGCTACCACTGGCCCCTCGACGTGGTCGCGAGCTGGTGCCTGGCCACGATGCTGCTGACCCTGACGGCGCTCGCCCTCGGCCGGATCGACAGGACCGGCCGAGGGCGCGGAGCCGGGCGGCGGGACGCCGCGACCGGTCAGCCGAAGTAG
- the gabT gene encoding 4-aminobutyrate--2-oxoglutarate transaminase: MTALPQERRLVTAIPGPKSQELQARRAAAVAQGVGSVLPVFTARAGGGIIEDVDGNRLIDFGSGIAVTSVGASAEAVVRRAAAQLADFTHTCFMVTPYEGYVAVAEALSELTPGDHAKKSALFNSGAEAVENAVKIARAYTKRQAVVVFDHGYHGRTNLTMALTAKNMPYKNGFGPFAPEVYRVPVAYGYRWPTGAEHAGPEAAAQAIDQISKQVGADNVAAIIIEPVLGEGGFIEPAKGFLPAISRFAKDNGIVFVADEIQSGFCRTGQWFACEDEGIVPDLITTAKGIAGGLPLAAVTGRAEIMDAAHAGGLGGTYGGNPVACAGALGAIETMKELDLNARAKHIESVMKGRLTAMAEKFDVIGDIRGRGAMIAVELVKDRATKEPDAATTAAVAKACHQEGLLVLTCGTYGNVLRFLPPLVIGDDLLNEGLDIIEQAFAAG; this comes from the coding sequence ATGACCGCACTTCCGCAGGAGCGCCGGCTCGTCACCGCCATCCCCGGCCCGAAGTCGCAGGAACTCCAGGCCCGCCGCGCCGCCGCGGTGGCGCAGGGCGTGGGTTCGGTGCTGCCCGTCTTCACGGCCCGCGCGGGCGGCGGGATCATCGAGGACGTCGACGGCAACCGGCTGATCGACTTCGGTTCCGGCATCGCCGTGACCAGCGTCGGCGCCTCCGCCGAGGCCGTCGTCCGGCGGGCCGCCGCGCAGCTCGCCGACTTCACCCACACCTGTTTCATGGTCACCCCCTACGAGGGGTACGTGGCGGTCGCCGAGGCGCTGTCCGAGCTGACCCCGGGCGACCACGCGAAGAAGTCCGCCCTGTTCAACTCGGGCGCCGAGGCCGTCGAGAACGCGGTGAAGATCGCCCGCGCCTACACCAAGCGCCAGGCGGTCGTCGTCTTCGACCACGGCTACCACGGCCGCACCAACCTGACGATGGCGCTGACCGCGAAGAACATGCCGTACAAGAACGGCTTCGGGCCGTTCGCGCCCGAGGTGTACCGGGTGCCGGTGGCCTACGGCTACCGCTGGCCGACGGGTGCCGAGCACGCGGGTCCCGAGGCCGCCGCGCAGGCCATCGACCAGATCAGCAAGCAGGTCGGCGCGGACAACGTGGCCGCGATCATCATCGAGCCGGTGCTCGGCGAGGGCGGCTTCATCGAGCCGGCGAAGGGCTTCCTGCCGGCGATCAGCCGGTTCGCGAAGGACAACGGCATCGTCTTCGTCGCGGACGAGATCCAGTCCGGGTTCTGCCGCACGGGCCAGTGGTTCGCCTGCGAGGACGAGGGCATCGTCCCCGACCTGATCACGACGGCGAAGGGCATCGCGGGCGGTCTGCCGCTGGCCGCGGTGACCGGCCGCGCCGAGATCATGGACGCCGCGCACGCCGGCGGCCTCGGCGGCACCTACGGCGGCAACCCGGTGGCCTGCGCCGGTGCGCTGGGCGCCATCGAGACGATGAAGGAGCTCGACCTCAACGCGCGGGCGAAGCACATCGAGTCGGTCATGAAGGGCCGCCTGACCGCGATGGCGGAGAAGTTCGACGTCATCGGCGACATCCGGGGCCGCGGCGCGATGATCGCCGTCGAGCTGGTCAAGGACCGGGCCACCAAGGAGCCGGACGCGGCGACGACCGCCGCCGTGGCCAAGGCCTGCCACCAGGAGGGGCTGCTGGTCCTGACCTGTGGCACCTACGGCAACGTGCTGCGGTTCCTGCCGCCGCTGGTGATCGGCGACGACCTGCTGAACGAGGGCCTCGACATCATCGAGCAGGCCTTCGCGGCCGGCTGA